The proteins below come from a single Micropterus dolomieu isolate WLL.071019.BEF.003 ecotype Adirondacks linkage group LG05, ASM2129224v1, whole genome shotgun sequence genomic window:
- the rasl11b gene encoding ras-like protein family member 11B, with protein MRLIHNMTTIAEYPAAEYSVPNRVIKMAVIGGSGVGKTALVVRFLTRRFIGDYERNAGNLYSREVQVDAEQVTIQVQDTPGVELTDNGISLPDHVTCSIQWADAVVLVYSVTDRNSFDLINQLHQLIVRVGGANMPPVILLANKADLLHLRRVDSQQGPLLASTLGCSFYEVSASEDYSQVHKAFHRLCCQLAKQPPPASNSASAATEKRRSPLIPRPKSPNMQDLKRRFKQALSAKVRTVTSV; from the exons ATGCGTCTCATCCACAACATGACGACAATTGCGGAGTATCCGGCAGCTGAGTACTCGGTGCCCAACCGGGTCATTAAAATGGCTGTGATAGGAGGCAGCGGAGTTGGGAAAACCG CGCTCGTGGTGAGATTCCTAACGCGGCGCTTCATCGGCGACTACGAGAGAAATGCTG GTAATCTCTACTCCAGAGAAGTCCAGGTTGATGCAGAGCAAGTGACCATCCAGGTTCAAGACACACCTGGTGTGGAG CTGACTGACAATGGCATCAGTCTACCTGACCATGTGACCTGCTCCATCCAGTGGGCTGACGCAGTGGTGCTGGTGTACTCTGTGACAGACCGCAACAGCTTTGACTTGATTAATCAGTTGCACCAGCTGATTGTTCGTGTTGGCGGTGCCAATATGCCTCCTGTAATTCTTCTGGCCAATAAAGCTGACCTGCTGCACCTGAGGCGGGTCGACTCCCAGCAGGGCCCATTGCTGGCAAGCACACTGGGCTGCTCTTTCTATGAAGTATCTGCCAGTGAGGACTACAGCCAGGTGCACAAGGCTTTCCATAGGCTGTGCTGCCAGCTAGCCAAGCAGCCGCCTCCTGCCTCCAACTCAGCCAGCGCTGCCACGGAGAAGAGGCGCTCGCCCCTAATCCCCAGGCCAAAGTCTCCCAACATGCAAGACCTGAAGAGGCGCTTCAAGCAAGCGCTGTCGGCGAAAGTCAGGACTGTCACCTCGGTGTGA